Proteins encoded together in one Triticum dicoccoides isolate Atlit2015 ecotype Zavitan chromosome 7B, WEW_v2.0, whole genome shotgun sequence window:
- the LOC119341051 gene encoding uncharacterized protein LOC119341051: MASSSSTSGSMPAVCAVLILLLLLSAASRCEADLLQVTVAGRRMLAGGSNAGTIFSREAATTVASSARRSAAGRAAMPYSESKRSSPGGPDPQHH, encoded by the coding sequence ATGGCGTCCAGCTCGAGCACGTCGGGGAGCATGCCGGCGGTGTGCGCCGTGCtcatcctgctactgctgctgtccGCCGCCTCACGCTGCGAGGCCGATCTCCTGCAGGTGACGGTGGCCGGCCGGAGAATGCTGGCCGGTGGGAGCAATGCCGGCACCATCTTCTCGAGGGaggcggcgacgaccgtggcgagTAGCGCACGGCGGTCAGCAGCTGGGAGGGCGGCGATGCCTTACTCCGAGTCGAAGAGGTCCAGCCCCGGCGGCCCGGACCCTCAGCACCACTAA